A stretch of the Sporichthyaceae bacterium genome encodes the following:
- the thiS gene encoding sulfur carrier protein ThiS, with translation MTTPEDGGPFAVIVNGETKQVESGTTVADLVADVAGSPDARGVAAALNGAVVPRGRWTVVQLGEDDRLEVLTAVQGG, from the coding sequence ATGACGACGCCGGAGGACGGCGGCCCGTTCGCGGTGATCGTCAATGGGGAGACCAAGCAGGTCGAGTCCGGCACGACGGTGGCCGACCTGGTCGCCGACGTGGCGGGGTCACCGGACGCCCGTGGAGTGGCCGCGGCGCTCAACGGGGCGGTGGTGCCCCGCGGACGATGGACGGTGGTACAGCTCGGCGAGGACGACCGCCTCGAGGTGCTGACCGCGGTGCAAGGGGGATGA
- a CDS encoding thiazole synthase, giving the protein MTQIAVAEDIEPLLIAGRSFGSRLIMGTGGTPSMEILEQALVASGTELTTVAMRRVDPNARGSVLDLLRDLGIAVLPNTAGCRTAGEALLTARLAREALNTDWVKLEVIGDERTLLPDPVELLVAAEMLVADGFVVLPYTNDDPILARRLEQAGCAAVMPLGSPIGSGLGIRNPHNIRLIVQDAGVPVVLDAGIGTASDAALAMELGCDAVLLASAVTRAADPAAMATAMRHAVLAGRLAYGAGRIPIRTRAEASSPVSGMLRQ; this is encoded by the coding sequence ATGACTCAGATCGCTGTTGCCGAGGACATCGAGCCGTTGCTGATCGCCGGCCGCAGCTTCGGTTCGCGACTCATCATGGGTACCGGCGGCACGCCCAGCATGGAGATCCTGGAGCAGGCGCTGGTCGCCTCGGGCACCGAATTGACCACGGTGGCCATGCGTCGGGTGGATCCGAACGCTCGCGGTTCGGTGTTGGACCTGCTGCGCGACCTCGGCATCGCGGTACTGCCGAACACCGCCGGGTGTCGCACCGCCGGCGAGGCACTGCTCACCGCCCGGCTGGCCCGCGAGGCGTTGAATACGGACTGGGTGAAACTCGAGGTGATCGGCGACGAGCGCACCCTGCTGCCCGACCCGGTGGAGTTGCTCGTCGCCGCCGAGATGCTCGTCGCGGACGGCTTCGTGGTGTTGCCCTACACCAACGACGACCCGATCCTGGCCCGCCGCCTGGAGCAGGCCGGGTGCGCCGCGGTGATGCCACTGGGTTCCCCGATCGGCTCCGGTTTGGGCATTCGTAACCCGCACAACATCCGGTTGATCGTGCAGGACGCCGGCGTCCCGGTGGTGTTGGACGCGGGCATCGGCACCGCCTCGGATGCCGCGCTGGCCATGGAACTCGGCTGCGACGCGGTGCTGTTGGCCTCAGCGGTCACCCGGGCCGCGGACCCGGCGGCAATGGCCACCGCGATGCGGCACGCGGTGTTGGCCGGGCGCCTGGCTTACGGCGCCGGACGTATCCCGATACGGACCAGGGCGGAGGCATCCTCCCCGGTCTCGGGCATGTTGCGGCAGTGA
- the crtI gene encoding phytoene desaturase family protein yields MGERVRIVSGPTEQVVIVGAGLSGLSAALRLVAAGRSVTLLERESVPGGRAGVCRAKGYTFDTGPTVLTMPDLIADAFDCVGEHMADWLTLRRLDPAYRVRFADGSTLDVRAHPQDTAAEIAALCGPAEAQRYHRLVDWLTRLYRCQMRSFIDRNLDSPLALLNPDLARLVAAGGFGRLAPAIDARLSDPRLRRVFSFQSMYAGLAPAEALACYAVISYMDTVAGVWFPDGGLHALPTALAAAAVKHGADVRYDTEVVGVDRAAGRAVAVRTAAGERVPCDALVLTVDRPVAVERLLGRRPRRRLRYSPSCALLLAGAPAAGPHRAHHEVVFGNAWERTFAEIIDRGRLMSDESFLVSTASRTDASLAPAGRDAHTVLFPTPNLTGHQDWAVLRGGYRDHMLRVLAERGYPEFAAEAEVIDLVTPADWAARGMAAGTPFAAAHTFRQTGPFRPANLARDWANVVFAGSGTVPGVGIPSVLISGRLAAERITGPDRIYRSRAWPL; encoded by the coding sequence ATGGGGGAACGGGTGCGCATCGTCAGCGGGCCGACCGAACAGGTGGTGATCGTCGGCGCCGGGTTGTCCGGGCTGTCCGCCGCACTGCGCCTGGTCGCCGCCGGACGAAGCGTCACGTTGCTGGAGCGGGAAAGCGTGCCCGGTGGGCGGGCCGGGGTGTGTCGGGCGAAGGGCTACACCTTCGACACCGGCCCCACCGTGCTGACCATGCCGGACCTGATTGCCGATGCGTTCGACTGTGTCGGGGAACACATGGCCGACTGGCTGACGCTGCGTCGGCTGGACCCGGCCTACCGGGTCCGGTTCGCCGACGGCAGCACGCTGGATGTGCGCGCCCATCCGCAGGACACCGCGGCCGAAATCGCCGCGCTGTGCGGACCGGCGGAGGCGCAGCGCTACCACCGCCTGGTCGACTGGCTGACCCGGCTGTATCGCTGCCAGATGCGCAGCTTCATCGACCGCAACCTCGATTCTCCGCTGGCGTTGCTGAACCCCGACCTGGCCCGGTTGGTGGCCGCGGGCGGCTTCGGCCGGCTGGCCCCGGCCATCGACGCACGGCTGAGCGATCCCCGGTTGCGGCGGGTGTTCTCCTTCCAGTCCATGTACGCGGGCCTGGCGCCGGCCGAGGCATTGGCCTGCTACGCCGTGATCTCCTACATGGACACGGTGGCCGGGGTGTGGTTCCCCGACGGCGGTCTGCACGCGTTGCCCACCGCGCTGGCCGCGGCGGCGGTCAAACACGGGGCGGACGTGCGCTACGACACCGAAGTGGTCGGGGTGGATCGGGCCGCCGGACGGGCGGTGGCGGTGCGTACCGCGGCCGGGGAACGCGTGCCCTGCGATGCCCTCGTGCTCACCGTCGACCGGCCGGTGGCCGTCGAACGCCTGCTCGGCCGGCGTCCGCGGCGCCGGTTGCGCTACTCCCCCTCCTGCGCGCTGCTGTTGGCCGGAGCCCCCGCGGCAGGCCCGCACCGGGCACACCACGAGGTGGTGTTCGGCAACGCCTGGGAACGCACCTTCGCCGAAATCATCGACCGTGGTCGGCTGATGAGCGACGAGTCGTTCCTGGTCTCCACCGCGTCCCGCACGGACGCCTCGCTGGCCCCGGCCGGCCGGGATGCACACACCGTGCTGTTTCCCACCCCGAACCTGACGGGCCATCAGGACTGGGCGGTGCTGCGTGGTGGTTACCGAGACCACATGCTGCGGGTACTTGCCGAGCGCGGCTACCCGGAGTTTGCGGCCGAGGCCGAGGTCATCGACCTGGTCACGCCCGCGGACTGGGCCGCGCGCGGGATGGCCGCGGGCACCCCGTTCGCCGCCGCGCACACGTTCCGACAGACCGGCCCGTTCCGTCCGGCCAACCTGGCCCGCGACTGGGCGAACGTGGTGTTCGCCGGTTCCGGCACCGTGCCCGGTGTGGGCATCCCCAGCGTGCTGATCTCCGGCCGGTTGGCGGCGGAGCGGATCACCGGCCCGGATCGGATCTACCGCTCCCGCGCCTGGCCGCTGTGA
- the thiO gene encoding glycine oxidase ThiO yields MTPTASSQPTPDVLIVGAGLIGLAIAWRATGRGLRVAVVDPSPGSGASRVAAGMLAPVTEAAYNEGALLRLNLASAAAYPDFVAELSAATGLDTGYRASGTLLAAVDGDDLAHAAELHAFQRGLGLDVEVVDARELRRREPLLAPGLRGGLWVAGDHQVDPRRLLDALLAACRASGVRFVAAAAAGVASRAGRALGVELADGTRLAAGRVVLAAGAHTGRLAGLPTGALGCLRPVKGQVLRLRGPALLGRTVRGLVRGASVYLVPRADGEVVVGATVEEQGFDTSVTAGAGYELLRDALELVPALSELEFVEISAGLRPGTLDNGPLLGPAHLDGLVLATGHYRNGVLLTPITADAITAVLTDVDPPAVAAPFHARRFTDRGRRIAVGQ; encoded by the coding sequence ATGACCCCCACGGCCTCTTCCCAGCCCACGCCGGACGTACTGATCGTCGGCGCCGGGCTGATCGGTCTGGCGATTGCCTGGCGGGCAACGGGCCGCGGGCTACGCGTTGCAGTGGTCGATCCCTCCCCCGGGTCGGGGGCATCCAGGGTGGCCGCGGGCATGCTCGCCCCGGTCACCGAAGCGGCGTACAACGAGGGCGCGTTGCTGCGCCTCAACCTGGCCTCGGCCGCCGCCTATCCCGACTTCGTCGCCGAGCTCTCCGCGGCCACCGGACTGGACACCGGCTACCGGGCCAGCGGCACGCTGCTGGCCGCGGTGGACGGCGACGACCTCGCGCACGCCGCCGAGCTACACGCCTTCCAGCGCGGGCTGGGACTCGACGTGGAGGTGGTGGACGCCCGCGAGCTGCGCCGCCGGGAGCCGCTGCTGGCGCCGGGGCTGCGCGGTGGTCTGTGGGTGGCCGGCGACCACCAGGTCGACCCGCGTCGACTGTTGGACGCCCTGCTGGCCGCCTGCCGGGCGTCCGGCGTCCGGTTCGTCGCGGCCGCCGCGGCCGGGGTCGCGAGTCGCGCCGGACGCGCGCTGGGCGTGGAGCTGGCCGACGGCACCCGGCTGGCCGCCGGTCGGGTGGTGTTGGCCGCCGGGGCGCACACCGGGCGACTCGCCGGCCTGCCGACCGGCGCCCTGGGCTGTCTACGCCCGGTGAAGGGCCAGGTGCTGCGCCTGCGCGGCCCGGCCCTGCTCGGCCGCACCGTGCGTGGCCTGGTCCGCGGTGCCAGCGTCTACCTGGTGCCGCGAGCGGACGGCGAGGTGGTGGTCGGCGCCACCGTTGAGGAACAGGGCTTCGACACCTCGGTCACCGCCGGGGCCGGCTATGAGCTGCTGCGGGACGCACTGGAGTTGGTGCCCGCGTTGAGCGAGCTGGAATTCGTCGAGATCAGCGCCGGCCTGCGTCCCGGCACCCTGGACAACGGCCCGCTACTCGGCCCCGCCCACCTGGACGGCCTGGTGCTGGCCACCGGGCACTATCGCAACGGGGTTCTGCTCACCCCGATCACCGCCGACGCCATCACGGCGGTGCTCACCGACGTCGACCCGCCGGCGGTTGCCGCACCGTTTCACGCCCGCCGGTTCACCGACCGCGGTCGGCGGATCGCGGTGGGCCAATGA
- a CDS encoding (2Fe-2S)-binding protein, with protein MYVCLCHAVTEEEILDAVDTGAHTEAAVAEVTHAGTGCGSCLARLGDLLDGAAPYGCRLRALPATA; from the coding sequence ATGTACGTCTGCCTGTGCCACGCGGTCACCGAGGAGGAAATCCTCGATGCCGTGGACACCGGCGCGCACACGGAGGCCGCTGTTGCCGAGGTGACGCACGCGGGCACCGGGTGCGGCTCGTGCCTGGCGCGGTTGGGCGACCTGCTCGACGGGGCCGCCCCGTACGGCTGCCGGTTGCGAGCCCTGCCCGCCACTGCCTGA
- a CDS encoding phytoene/squalene synthase family protein: MLHSRILDAAGIDDPELRASYLRCRDLHSRHGRTYYLATRLLPSARRPYVWALYGFARHADEIVDDPAPAISPAQRAEQLARWSQLRLDELRAGASEDPIGRAMADTVHTWDIPLEHVAAFLDSMRADLTVHQYGTFDDLLGYMYGSAAVIGLQMLPVLGPLTPDAVEPAMALGIAFQLTNFIRDVAEDLDRGRLYLPLEDLDRFGVCRTDLEHGTFSPAAQDLIQFQIERARHWYDRARPGIDMLEPAGRECIRAAFVLYAGILDQIERVGCDVLRGRVAVPRVTRARVGSGAYLRARRAWPSASRRPNQSHQVQVHSTSAKPNNRSSTGA; this comes from the coding sequence GTGCTGCACAGCCGGATCCTGGACGCCGCGGGCATCGACGACCCCGAGTTGCGGGCCTCCTACCTGCGGTGCCGGGATCTGCACTCACGGCACGGGCGCACGTACTACCTGGCCACCCGGCTGCTGCCCAGCGCCCGACGGCCGTACGTGTGGGCACTGTACGGGTTCGCCCGCCACGCCGACGAGATCGTCGACGACCCGGCCCCGGCGATCTCCCCGGCGCAGCGCGCGGAGCAGCTCGCCCGGTGGTCCCAGCTCCGCCTGGACGAGTTGCGGGCCGGGGCGAGCGAGGACCCGATCGGCCGGGCCATGGCCGACACTGTGCACACCTGGGACATCCCGCTGGAGCACGTGGCCGCATTCCTGGACTCGATGCGCGCTGACCTGACGGTGCATCAGTACGGCACGTTCGACGACTTGCTCGGCTACATGTACGGGTCGGCCGCGGTGATCGGGCTGCAAATGCTGCCGGTGCTCGGCCCGCTGACTCCGGACGCCGTCGAGCCCGCGATGGCGTTGGGCATCGCCTTCCAGCTGACCAACTTCATCCGCGACGTCGCCGAGGACCTCGACCGCGGGCGGCTCTACCTGCCGCTGGAGGACCTCGACCGCTTCGGCGTCTGCCGCACGGATCTCGAGCACGGCACGTTCTCCCCCGCCGCCCAAGATCTGATCCAGTTCCAGATCGAGCGGGCCAGGCACTGGTACGACCGCGCCCGCCCCGGTATCGACATGCTGGAGCCGGCCGGTCGGGAGTGCATCCGGGCCGCGTTCGTGCTCTACGCCGGGATCCTCGACCAGATCGAGCGGGTCGGCTGCGACGTGCTGCGCGGCCGCGTCGCAGTGCCCCGGGTAACCCGGGCGCGGGTCGGGTCCGGCGCCTACCTGCGGGCCCGCCGGGCCTGGCCATCGGCATCTCGACGACCGAACCAGTCCCACCAGGTCCAGGTCCACAGCACCAGCGCGAAGCCGAACAACAGGTCCTCCACCGGGGCGTAG
- a CDS encoding Rv2175c family DNA-binding protein, translating to MNDEVTDATDPVQAGVSRWLTLPEVAAELGVDAARARQFYSDRQFLARRRGENAVLCVPAEFFLDGAVVKGLPGTLTLLADAGYSDDQALSWLFTADEALPGTPVEALRANRGTEVRRRAQALGF from the coding sequence GTGAATGACGAGGTGACCGATGCCACGGATCCGGTGCAGGCCGGGGTCAGCCGCTGGCTGACCCTGCCCGAGGTGGCCGCGGAACTCGGAGTGGATGCCGCTCGCGCCCGGCAGTTTTACTCCGACCGGCAGTTCCTGGCCCGGCGCCGCGGGGAGAACGCCGTGCTGTGCGTGCCGGCGGAATTCTTCCTCGACGGTGCCGTGGTGAAAGGTCTGCCGGGCACGCTGACCCTGCTCGCGGACGCCGGTTACTCCGACGACCAGGCGCTGAGCTGGTTGTTCACTGCCGACGAGGCGCTGCCCGGCACCCCGGTGGAGGCGCTGCGGGCCAACCGCGGCACGGAGGTGCGCCGCCGCGCGCAGGCGCTGGGCTTTTGA
- a CDS encoding lycopene cyclase domain-containing protein, protein MSYTVAAVLAVLVALVVDRWGVRTRLIGRAEFWIAYGIVLFFQLLTNGWLTGRHIVRYDADVVLGGSRAVFLGSGRVAYAPVEDLLFGFALVLWTWTWWDWFGRRDADGQARRARR, encoded by the coding sequence GTGAGCTACACGGTTGCCGCGGTGCTCGCGGTGCTCGTCGCGCTGGTGGTGGACCGGTGGGGGGTGCGCACCCGGCTGATCGGGCGGGCGGAGTTCTGGATCGCGTACGGAATCGTGTTGTTCTTCCAGTTGCTCACCAACGGCTGGCTGACCGGCCGGCACATCGTGCGGTACGACGCCGACGTGGTGCTCGGCGGCAGCCGCGCGGTGTTCCTCGGCTCCGGGCGGGTCGCCTACGCCCCGGTGGAGGACCTGTTGTTCGGCTTCGCGCTGGTGCTGTGGACCTGGACCTGGTGGGACTGGTTCGGTCGTCGAGATGCCGATGGCCAGGCCCGGCGGGCCCGCAGGTAG
- the pknB gene encoding Stk1 family PASTA domain-containing Ser/Thr kinase → MSTATVDPLVGQLLDGRYRVTRRLARGGMATVYTAVDSRLNREVALKVMHPGLAEDREFVDRFIREAHAAARLSHPAAVAVYDQSADSGHVFIAMEYVAGRNLRDWLRDRGRLTPRETFAVLEPVLAALAAAHQAGLVHRDIKPENVLIADDGRVKVADFGLARAVSAATSTGTLIGTVAYLAPEQVERGVADQRTDVYSAGILLYECLTGFQPHGGETPIQIAYQHVNADVPPPSAIRPSLAPALDHLVARVTCRNPAGRPPDAGAFLAELLAVRRSLSPAELDDAGPVETSYAPTVVVERGAHRASATPPPPMPQPASAPQYTSPLATPSTPFPTRPLFSPGRLARRRNRGRAALVVLLVLAVAMGLVGWRVAAGNSVSAPSLINLSRADAQTRAEQAGLHPNFSGEAFSENVKAGQVVSTDPAAGHRVAKHGTITVVLSKGPERYSVPTVSGKSVNDAKAALAGAHLAVSDQQRHDYSDTVAQGSVMGTDPAAGTALKPNAVITLIISDGGKPVRVPELVGHSIDDATKTLAKLGLKVAFDDTDFDPSGDVLAQDPVPGSRAFRGDTVHLQGSGARVTVPNVIGMSRQQATQTLQAQGLQADDEGFGLFCNTVNDQDPPAGSRVARGSQVGISC, encoded by the coding sequence ATGAGCACGGCCACCGTCGACCCGCTGGTCGGCCAGCTGTTGGACGGGCGCTACCGCGTCACGCGCCGGCTGGCCCGTGGCGGCATGGCCACCGTGTACACCGCGGTGGACTCCCGGCTCAACCGTGAGGTCGCGCTCAAGGTCATGCATCCCGGCCTGGCCGAGGATCGCGAGTTCGTCGACCGGTTCATCCGCGAGGCGCACGCCGCGGCCCGGCTCTCACACCCCGCCGCGGTGGCCGTTTACGACCAGAGCGCGGATTCCGGACACGTGTTCATCGCCATGGAGTACGTCGCCGGGCGCAATTTGCGTGACTGGCTGCGCGATCGCGGCCGGCTGACACCGCGGGAGACCTTCGCGGTGCTGGAGCCGGTGCTCGCCGCGCTCGCCGCGGCCCACCAGGCCGGCCTGGTGCACCGCGACATCAAGCCGGAGAACGTGTTGATCGCCGACGACGGCCGGGTCAAGGTCGCCGACTTCGGCCTGGCCCGCGCGGTCAGTGCCGCCACCTCCACCGGCACGCTGATCGGCACGGTGGCCTATCTGGCCCCGGAGCAGGTCGAGCGCGGCGTCGCGGACCAGCGCACCGACGTGTACTCCGCGGGCATCCTGCTCTACGAGTGCCTCACCGGTTTCCAGCCGCACGGCGGCGAGACGCCGATCCAGATCGCCTACCAGCACGTGAACGCCGATGTGCCCCCGCCGTCGGCGATCCGTCCGTCGTTGGCTCCGGCGCTGGACCACCTGGTCGCCCGGGTCACCTGCCGCAACCCGGCCGGGCGACCGCCCGACGCGGGCGCATTCCTCGCCGAACTGCTCGCCGTGCGCCGCTCGCTCAGCCCGGCCGAACTCGACGACGCCGGTCCGGTGGAGACGTCCTACGCGCCGACCGTGGTGGTGGAGCGTGGCGCGCACCGCGCCTCGGCAACACCGCCGCCGCCGATGCCGCAGCCGGCGTCGGCGCCGCAGTACACATCCCCTTTGGCCACGCCGTCCACCCCGTTCCCGACGCGTCCGTTGTTCTCCCCGGGTCGATTGGCCCGGCGGCGCAACCGCGGCCGCGCCGCGCTGGTCGTGTTGCTCGTGCTGGCGGTCGCGATGGGGCTGGTCGGTTGGCGGGTGGCCGCGGGCAATTCGGTGTCCGCCCCGTCACTGATCAACCTCAGCCGCGCCGACGCGCAGACCCGCGCGGAGCAGGCCGGCCTGCATCCGAACTTCTCCGGCGAGGCGTTCAGCGAGAACGTGAAGGCCGGCCAAGTGGTCAGCACTGATCCGGCGGCCGGCCACCGGGTGGCCAAGCACGGCACGATCACCGTGGTGCTGTCCAAGGGCCCGGAGCGCTACTCGGTGCCCACCGTCTCCGGCAAGTCGGTGAACGACGCCAAGGCCGCGCTGGCCGGTGCCCATCTCGCGGTGTCCGATCAACAGCGCCACGACTACAGCGACACGGTGGCGCAGGGCTCGGTGATGGGCACCGATCCGGCCGCGGGCACGGCACTGAAGCCCAATGCCGTGATCACGCTGATCATCAGCGACGGCGGCAAGCCGGTGCGGGTGCCCGAATTGGTCGGGCACAGCATCGACGACGCCACCAAGACGCTGGCCAAGCTCGGCCTCAAGGTCGCCTTCGACGACACCGACTTCGACCCGTCCGGCGACGTGCTGGCCCAGGATCCCGTCCCCGGCAGCCGGGCCTTCCGCGGCGACACGGTGCACCTGCAGGGTTCGGGCGCCAGGGTCACCGTGCCCAATGTGATCGGGATGAGCCGCCAGCAGGCGACCCAGACACTGCAGGCCCAGGGTTTGCAGGCCGACGACGAGGGGTTCGGCCTGTTCTGCAACACGGTCAACGATCAGGATCCGCCGGCCGGATCACGGGTGGCCCGCGGCTCGCAGGTGGGTATCAGCTGTTGA
- the thiE gene encoding thiamine phosphate synthase: MNNRERLADARLYLCTDARERQGDLAEFLDAVLAGGVDIVQLRQKHMEARHELAALEVFAEVAGRHGALFAVNDRADLAYAAHADGLHLGQDDLPVPDARWLIGGGPLIGRSTHDIEQVDDANTEDGVDYFCVGPTWPTPTKPGRPAPGPALLRHAAAVARRPWFAIGGIDLDRLDEIIEAGARRAVVVRAITEADDPGAAAAAFATRLRAVGVDITDGP; encoded by the coding sequence ATGAACAATCGCGAGCGACTGGCCGACGCCCGGCTCTATTTGTGCACCGATGCCCGGGAACGGCAGGGCGACCTGGCCGAGTTCCTGGACGCGGTGCTGGCCGGCGGGGTGGACATCGTGCAGTTGCGCCAGAAGCACATGGAGGCCCGCCACGAGTTGGCCGCACTGGAGGTGTTCGCCGAGGTCGCGGGCCGGCACGGGGCGCTTTTCGCGGTCAATGACCGGGCGGACCTGGCCTACGCCGCACACGCCGATGGGCTGCACCTCGGCCAGGACGACCTGCCGGTGCCCGACGCCCGTTGGCTGATCGGGGGAGGACCGCTGATCGGTCGGTCCACGCACGACATCGAGCAGGTGGACGACGCCAACACCGAGGACGGGGTCGACTATTTCTGCGTCGGACCGACCTGGCCCACGCCGACCAAGCCGGGGCGGCCCGCGCCCGGGCCGGCGCTGCTGCGTCATGCCGCAGCGGTGGCCCGGCGGCCGTGGTTCGCCATCGGGGGCATCGACCTCGACCGGCTGGACGAAATCATCGAGGCCGGCGCGCGCCGCGCCGTGGTGGTCCGGGCGATCACCGAGGCGGACGATCCGGGTGCCGCCGCGGCGGCCTTCGCGACCCGGTTGCGCGCGGTCGGTGTTGACATAACTGACGGACCGTGA
- a CDS encoding DUF5302 domain-containing protein has protein sequence MDDTQRADEPEPGTDETETEDAPDVFAGDDDRAKFREALARKTGRGGGSAQGGDSGSKVGSAHGPAKAQRTFRRKSGG, from the coding sequence ATGGACGACACGCAGCGAGCTGACGAGCCCGAACCGGGGACCGACGAAACCGAAACCGAGGACGCCCCCGACGTATTCGCCGGGGACGACGACCGCGCGAAGTTCCGCGAGGCCCTGGCCCGCAAGACCGGACGAGGCGGGGGCAGCGCTCAGGGTGGCGACAGTGGCTCCAAGGTGGGCTCGGCCCACGGTCCGGCCAAGGCCCAGCGCACCTTCCGACGCAAGTCCGGCGGCTGA
- the bfr gene encoding bacterioferritin, which translates to MQGDPEVIALLNEQLTSELTAINQYFLHAKMQQNWGYTELAEKTRHESIEEMHHAEEVTDRILFLEGLPNYQRLLPLRIGQTVREQFQADLSVELDVVERLRPGIIMCREKSDATSANLFERILANEEEHIDYLETQLALMDSLGEPLYLAQCVSRPPSN; encoded by the coding sequence ATGCAAGGTGACCCCGAGGTCATCGCCCTGCTCAACGAGCAGCTGACCAGTGAGCTCACCGCGATCAACCAGTACTTCCTGCACGCGAAGATGCAGCAGAACTGGGGCTACACGGAGCTCGCCGAGAAGACCCGGCACGAGTCCATCGAGGAGATGCACCACGCCGAGGAGGTCACCGACCGGATCCTCTTCCTCGAGGGGTTGCCGAACTACCAGCGGCTGCTGCCGTTGCGCATCGGGCAGACCGTGCGCGAGCAGTTCCAGGCCGACCTGTCGGTGGAACTGGACGTGGTGGAGCGGCTGCGGCCGGGCATCATCATGTGTCGGGAGAAAAGCGACGCCACCTCGGCGAACCTCTTCGAGCGGATCCTCGCCAACGAGGAAGAGCACATCGATTACCTGGAGACGCAGCTCGCGTTGATGGACTCGTTGGGCGAGCCGCTCTACCTGGCGCAGTGCGTGTCCCGCCCACCGTCCAACTAG
- a CDS encoding lycopene cyclase domain-containing protein encodes MRHLSYLAMLAVVAAFVAPLEWLLGARVLRRPRRLLATLVVVLLPFGAWDLMATAAGQWSFDRRQTVDVRLPGGMAIEEIAFFVVIPIAVLLTLEAVRTLRKKR; translated from the coding sequence GTGCGTCACCTCTCGTACCTGGCGATGCTGGCCGTGGTTGCCGCGTTCGTGGCACCCCTGGAGTGGCTGCTCGGTGCCCGCGTGCTGCGTCGGCCGCGCCGGTTGCTGGCCACGCTGGTCGTGGTGCTGTTGCCATTCGGAGCTTGGGACCTGATGGCCACCGCGGCCGGGCAGTGGAGCTTCGACCGCCGGCAGACCGTGGATGTGCGGTTGCCCGGCGGCATGGCGATCGAGGAGATCGCCTTCTTCGTGGTGATCCCGATCGCGGTATTGCTCACCCTGGAGGCCGTGCGGACGTTGCGGAAGAAGCGGTGA